The DNA sequence GATTTGACCGTTCACACCGGCGAAGTGTATGGGTTCCTCGGGCCGAACGGAGCGGGGAAATCAACGACAATCGACCTCCTGATGGACTATATCCGTCCGACTGATGGGAGGGCAACCGTTCTCGGGTTCGACGCACAAACCGAGACGGAAGCAGTCCACAGCCGCGTCGGAATCCTCCCGGACCGATTCGGTGTCTACGCGACTCTGACTGGCCGCCAGCATGTCGCGTTTATCACTGACGCTAACGATGTCGACGACGACCCAGATGAACTCTTGTCTCGTGTTGGGCTTGCTGATGCGGCAGACCAGCCGGCACGAACGTACTCGAAGGGGATGCAGCGGCGACTCGGACTCGCGATGGCGCTAGTCGGGGACCCAGACCTCCTTATTCTGGATGAGCCATTCTCCGGGCTGGACCCACACGGAACCCGGCTCGTCCGAGAGCTCGTCGCGACGGAAACCCAACGTGGGGCAACCGTGTTCTTCTCCAGCCATGTTCTCGACCAAGTTGAACGAGTCTGTGACCGTGTTGGCCTGCTCGCAGATGGCCAACTCGTCGCAGAGGGAACACCAACAGAGATCCGAGAGGACGCCGGCGTCGTCTCACGTATCTACGTGCAGGTTGCTGATGGAGAAGCTCCGCCAGAGGAAGCAGTTATGCGCGCTCAGGAGACGACTGGTGTTGCTGGCGTCGAAGTCGACGGGGACGAGCTAGTGGTCGTGTGTTCGGACCCGACGGCTCGCTGGCGCGTCCTAGAACGCATCGAGGAGGGCATGCCAATTGGAGTATTTGATATCGAATCCGGGACGATCGAGGATGCTTTCGTCACGTACACGAACTCCGCTGAGTAGCCATTAACGAGGGCAAGTTCTTCTTGTGGATATTGAGGGATAACGATCCGAACTGGGACACCCACGACGGCAAAATCGGATACATTTATGCCGATACCTAATAATCTGTAAACAATGCCCTCCCCAAACAAGCGTTTCGCCCTCACAACCGCCGCCGGAGTGCTGAACACAGCAACCCTCCACTGGTGGGCTATTTTCGTGATAGGTATGCACGGTCCTGGCCCACGAACCACGCTCGCCACCCAGATCGGAGCGTGGTCATTCTGGATCATTGGTGGCTTCCTCATCGGAGCCATCCCAATCCATCTCTACTTCGAGTACAACCTACTCACCGCTCCCCTACTGACGATCTTGCTCACCGCGTACTGTTTCGCAGACAGACTAGGAGGCTCGGCGGGGGAATTTACCGTCTTCTATCTCGCCGCCTGGCCGGTCTTCCTCGCCGTCATCGGAGTGATAGCTGCAATCGAGTACTACGTTCGGCTGCGGTGAGACTCCACCGATGACTCCCCCAAACAATCGACTCACCCTCGCGATCGCCGCCGGAGTACTGAACACCACACTCCTCAACTGGTGGTCCACCTTTGTTTTAGGTGCAAGCGGACCAGGCCCCCAAACTACTCTTGCAACCCAGGTTGGAGCGTGGGCGTACTGGATTATCGGCCCGTTCCTCCTTGGAGCAGTCCCAATCTATCTCTACTTGGAGTACAACCTACTCAGCGCCCCCTGCTAACAATCCTGCTGTCCGGGTACTGTCTTGCAGACAGATTACCTGGCGGCTCAATGGAGGACTTCACTAGCTTCTATTTCGGCGTCTGGCCGTTCTTCCTCGTCGTTATCGGAGTGGTAGCTGCAATCGAATACTACGTTCGGATGCGATTCTAGCAGTAGTCTCTAAGTTAGTTGCTGGTGGTGTTCCAGGATTCTGGCGTTCCCTTCATCGTCTTGAACGAGAATCCGTCAGCACGGAATGCGATATAGAGCGGGTCCCGTGGGTCTTCCCACGTGTATGTCGTCATTGGCCCGTCTTCTGCGCTAACTGAAACTGTGTACGTCCCACCCCACGTGATTTTGTCTTGAGCAGTCGGATTCCGGTGTTCATTCGACGGAATCGTCACTTCCGTATCGATCTCGGTATGGCCGCTTTCAGCGGTTTCAATCAACAACGAGAGCGTCTGCGTACTATCGGTGTAGTTGGTAATGTACGCATCAGTTGCTCCTGATCCCCCCCATCTCGATACAGCCTGCTACGCTACCGAGTAGGCCTACAACGGTACCACTGAGGAGGGTGCGCCGGGAGAGCGTTGGATTGGTTGAGTCGAACATAGTTGGCGGTTGAGTTCAGGCAGAGTCTACTGTGGTTTCTTCGTCCAGTACGATAGCTTGCATATCAAGGACTTCTTCTGGAGCAGAATGAGCAACCGCGACGACACCAGGCGTTTCTCGGAATGTTACAGTTGCTTCGTAGTCGTAGTACCGAGTACAGTCACACGCCTCACTTTCTGTTATAATAATTTCGACTATAATTCGATCCTCTGGATTGCTGCCAGCATACGTAATATCAAGACCCCCACATAGTTGTGTTCCAGAGAGCGTCCCATCAATATGGAGCTGGTTAGCAGATGCATCGTAATCGGAAGAAACGGTATTTTGTTTATCGCCACAACCTTGATTAACGATACTGATTTCTCGGGCTGTCACTGGTGGCGTGCTCCTGGTAAACCCTAAACACCCACTTGCTGCGACGAGTACACCACAGCCACCTTGTAGGAACGTGCGACGGTCCATCACCTGATTATATGACGTAGTCGTTTTTCACTTTGTTCATCCACTGTTAGATGAAAATGTGGTGGCTCGTTACTCAGATTCGTTCTTGGGTTCGAGGCCAAAGATCTGTGTTGGCATGTTCTTCGCCACGTGCGTTACCTCCTTTTCTTCGCCATCAACGGTGATTATTTTCGGCGAATCTAACTTTTGCACGCCAAATTTGTCGGCAGTAGTACCATCCATACTCTGAGGGGAGGGGATTCCTGAGTTAGGAAGACGGTCACTGCCGGAGAGATCATCCAGCTCGTCCCGCGTCATGTAGTATGGATGCTCTTCTGCTGATTTTACGTCCTGAGCTCCAGTCCTCGAGGGCGGATCACCAGGCGCAACATCGCCATAGTCTGGGCCGACAGCAACAACAAAGGAAATGGCTGTTTCAGAGTCAGCCTGTGTTGCCACCTCGAAGTTTCCCCACTCATCTTTCTCGGTTGTAGCCCACCATTTGGCCTGATGTGAGACTTCCTTTTTGTCCTGAAGATAGGTCCACTCATACTGCTCACAGTCACTGGCCTCCTTGCAGGTGCGTGATCCAGCTTCTTTGAGACTGTTCGCTATGGATGTCGCGGCACTTGCGACCGCGAACTTGGCGCTGAGCAGTCCAGCA is a window from the Halobacterium hubeiense genome containing:
- a CDS encoding ABC transporter ATP-binding protein, producing the protein MPAIQTTNLTKTYGSTTALDSLDLTVHTGEVYGFLGPNGAGKSTTIDLLMDYIRPTDGRATVLGFDAQTETEAVHSRVGILPDRFGVYATLTGRQHVAFITDANDVDDDPDELLSRVGLADAADQPARTYSKGMQRRLGLAMALVGDPDLLILDEPFSGLDPHGTRLVRELVATETQRGATVFFSSHVLDQVERVCDRVGLLADGQLVAEGTPTEIREDAGVVSRIYVQVADGEAPPEEAVMRAQETTGVAGVEVDGDELVVVCSDPTARWRVLERIEEGMPIGVFDIESGTIEDAFVTYTNSAE